Proteins from a single region of Pseudomonas sp. 10S4:
- a CDS encoding lysis protein codes for MRLVDLIPAPYRLLANGVLLAALAGGSAALAWQIQDWRYGLQLEQQARLQAEALTQQTLAAAAQQQAEQDKRLALEQRLSASEQNHYRVLSDAQRDQGRLRDRLATADLRLSVLLDATAVAGNDSVSATTATGGVVHGPTRAQLDPAHAQRIIGITDAGDQGLIALAACQAYAKEVSTPK; via the coding sequence ATGCGTCTCGTCGACCTGATTCCTGCGCCGTATCGGTTGCTGGCCAATGGTGTGCTGCTGGCCGCGTTGGCCGGTGGATCTGCCGCGCTCGCCTGGCAGATCCAGGACTGGCGCTACGGCTTGCAGCTTGAACAACAAGCGCGCCTGCAGGCGGAAGCCCTCACTCAACAAACGCTAGCGGCCGCCGCCCAGCAACAAGCTGAGCAAGACAAACGCCTGGCGCTGGAGCAACGGCTTTCTGCCAGTGAACAAAACCATTACCGAGTCTTGAGCGATGCCCAACGTGATCAAGGTCGCCTGCGCGACCGCCTTGCCACTGCTGATCTGCGCCTGTCAGTCCTACTCGACGCCACCGCTGTCGCCGGCAATGACTCAGTGTCAGCCACCACCGCCACCGGCGGCGTGGTTCATGGCCCCACAAGAGCCCAACTTGACCCAGCGCATGCTCAACGAATTATCGGCATCACTGATGCCGGCGATCAAGGACTGATCGCGCTGGCGGCCTGTCAGGCCTACGCCAAAGAAGTGTCAACACCGAAGTAA
- a CDS encoding glycoside hydrolase family 19 protein, translating to MSVTEQQLQRIMPNARRQAGVFVSALNTAMAHRQINTPKRQAAFLAQLGHESGQLQYVRELGGDQYLSKYDTGNLAQKLGNTPEPDGDGQRYRGRGLIQVTGRNNYLRCSLALFGDERLLRTPELLELPQWAAESAAWFWWVRELNALADRDEFEAITRKINGGLNGLADRLELWGRARAVLCVSST from the coding sequence ATGTCCGTCACGGAACAACAGTTGCAACGCATCATGCCAAACGCCCGCCGCCAAGCGGGCGTTTTTGTATCTGCCCTGAACACGGCGATGGCCCATCGGCAGATCAACACACCGAAACGTCAGGCTGCGTTCCTGGCGCAGCTCGGTCACGAGTCGGGTCAGCTGCAGTACGTCCGCGAGCTGGGCGGCGATCAGTACCTGAGCAAATACGACACCGGCAACCTGGCTCAGAAACTGGGCAACACCCCGGAGCCGGACGGCGATGGTCAGCGTTATCGCGGTCGTGGTCTGATCCAGGTGACCGGCCGCAACAACTACCTGCGCTGCAGCCTGGCCTTGTTCGGCGACGAGCGCTTGCTGCGCACCCCTGAGCTGCTCGAGCTACCGCAATGGGCTGCCGAGTCGGCCGCGTGGTTCTGGTGGGTTCGCGAGCTGAACGCGCTGGCGGATCGGGACGAGTTCGAGGCGATCACCCGCAAGATTAACGGCGGCCTCAACGGTCTGGCGGATCGACTGGAGTTGTGGGGCCGGGCGAGGGCAGTGCTATGCGTCTCGTCGACCTGA
- a CDS encoding phage late control D family protein codes for MTPIFRIVADGADITALINDRLLLLRTSDKPGMESDEFELRIDDRDGQVQLPRRGSSIEIYLGYAETSLARLGRYAVDTVEVSGPPDTIVIKGKASDMRGSGKTIRSGSWEDVPLSKIVADIAARNGWQPVCPVATKVARVDQLNESDFNFITRLAKQYDCTAKVADGKLLVMPRQGGQTASGKTFGAITLTRSDLSRWQFSLGDRNSHKAVSTKHQDKKNGKLAVVTINNDDAPDGLPAVHTDRHIYPNKSAAEAAAKARLTAFNRSTADVRLEMPGRTDIFAERPINAQGFKVGLDGEYLADSVEQVFTQSGWSTTVECNAGKKGKSKGKKKKETKPLKVVSIERL; via the coding sequence ATGACCCCCATATTTCGAATCGTGGCCGATGGCGCCGATATCACGGCGCTGATCAATGATCGGCTGCTGTTGCTGCGCACCTCTGACAAGCCGGGCATGGAGTCCGACGAATTTGAGTTGCGCATTGATGACCGTGACGGCCAGGTGCAGTTGCCTCGGCGTGGCAGTTCTATCGAGATTTACCTGGGCTATGCCGAAACGTCACTGGCGCGTCTGGGGCGTTACGCAGTGGACACGGTCGAGGTGTCGGGTCCGCCGGACACGATTGTGATCAAGGGCAAGGCCAGCGACATGCGCGGCAGCGGCAAGACCATCCGTAGCGGAAGCTGGGAGGACGTGCCGCTGTCGAAGATCGTGGCCGACATCGCGGCGCGCAATGGCTGGCAGCCGGTGTGTCCGGTGGCGACAAAGGTCGCCCGGGTGGACCAGCTCAATGAGTCCGATTTTAATTTCATCACGCGCCTGGCCAAGCAGTACGACTGCACGGCCAAGGTCGCTGACGGCAAGCTGTTGGTGATGCCGCGTCAAGGTGGCCAGACCGCCAGCGGCAAGACGTTCGGCGCGATCACCCTGACCCGTAGTGACCTCAGTCGTTGGCAGTTCAGCCTCGGGGATCGCAACTCGCACAAGGCAGTGTCCACCAAACACCAGGACAAGAAGAACGGCAAGCTCGCGGTAGTCACCATCAACAACGACGACGCGCCGGATGGTCTGCCGGCCGTGCATACAGACCGGCACATCTATCCGAACAAGTCCGCCGCCGAGGCGGCTGCCAAAGCCCGCTTGACGGCGTTCAATCGCTCGACTGCGGACGTGCGTCTTGAGATGCCCGGCCGGACAGACATCTTCGCCGAGCGACCGATCAATGCCCAGGGCTTCAAAGTCGGCCTTGATGGCGAGTACCTGGCGGATTCGGTCGAGCAGGTGTTCACCCAGTCCGGCTGGTCGACCACGGTCGAGTGCAATGCCGGCAAGAAAGGCAAATCCAAAGGTAAGAAAAAGAAAGAAACGAAGCCGCTCAAGGTCGTGAGCATCGAGAGGTTGTAG
- a CDS encoding tail protein X, translated as MATTCRTSDGDMLDVICHNVYGHLNGSTEAVLDANQGLADEPQPYRAGVVIVLPDLSTPTEEGISLWD; from the coding sequence ATGGCGACGACATGCAGAACGTCTGACGGCGACATGCTCGACGTCATTTGCCATAACGTTTATGGCCATCTGAACGGCAGCACTGAGGCGGTGCTTGATGCCAATCAAGGGCTGGCGGATGAGCCCCAGCCCTACCGCGCGGGCGTGGTGATCGTGCTGCCAGATCTGTCCACTCCGACCGAGGAGGGGATCAGCTTGTGGGATTGA